The stretch of DNA TTTTGAATAGGGAACGAACGGCGTAATCTGGGTTCCCAGTAACTGTTGTCCAACCTGACAATGAAACATCATAGTTGCCTGCGTCTTGTTGAGCTTTAAAGCTGCCATAATCAGGCTGAATATTCAGCTTTACATTAAAGCCATTCTTGACAAGCTGATCGCGAACAATATTCATATCTTCTTCGCTGCTGCTCATTCCTAGAATTTCAATATCAACTTGCGCATTTTGTTCTCCGCCTGATTTCTCATTTGAAGCCGGTTTTTCTGCAACATCAGATTTTGTTTTAACACATCCTGCTAACATTAAGACGAAGGCAAGAAGCAGTGGTAATAGAGTTTTTTTCACAATGTATTCCTCCTTTGAATTTGAAAAATATTAATCTAATTTTGGATCGAGTGCATCCCTTAATCCGTCTCCAAAGAAATTAAAGGATAGAACGAGTGCAATAATTGCTAGCCCTGGATATATGGCTAGATAAGAATGTGATTCAAGATATGTGCTTCCAATTTTTAAGATGTTTCCCCATTCAGGAATATGAGGCTCGACCCCAAGTCCTAAATAGCTTAAACTGCTTGTTGCAATGACGGCTCCCCCGATGGTTAGAGTCGCTTTCACAATCATCGGAGCAAGCGAGTTTGGAACAACATGTTGAAAAATAATTGATAGATTACTAGAACCAAGTGCACGTGCGGAGTCAACATATTCATAATTTGATACCATCATTACATTTGCCCGCATCGTTCTTGCATAAGTAGGTATGGATCCTACGCTTAAGGCAAGAACAAGTGTCATTGTGTTAGAGCCAAAAGCAGCGATAATGACAATAGCCAATAGAATACCTGGAATTGCGTAAAGAATATCAAGTAATCGCATGATAATATTGTCTGTCCGCTGTCCATAGTAGCCGGAAATGGCTCCAAGAAAACCGCCTATAATAAATGGAATAGCGGTCGATAAAAATCCAACGATAAGTGAGATTCTTGCTCCAAACACTATTCGTGAAAATAAATCTCTTCCAAAATTGTCTGTTCCAAGTGGATAAGCTAAGCTTGGTGCTTGAAGGATTGCGCTGTAATTATTCTCAACCGCCATCCCGTAGTCAAATGTTAAGTAGCTGCAAATGGAAATGGAAAATACAAAGACGATAAAGAATAAACCAAGCATTGCTGTCATATTAGATGCGATTTTCTCCCAAACCTTACGCCATTTCCCAACACTTGGACTATTCATGAATCGTTCATGCATAAGCATATTCCAGCCTAATACGAGCGCAAAGAGATTGCCCGTTACTGCTGTGAGCAAAAGAGGGAATGCAAAGAATACTTTCCACCGAGCCCTTTGTTTACCTTTTCCATCCTTCGCAATAAGAAAAAATGATACAAGTTGAAAAATGGCCATAACTAGCAATGCACCCATCGCTGGTAGAAACGTATCCGCAACATAAGGCTTAAATAAATTTAATGCTGATATAGCAATGATACAGATTTGAGTTAGCAGCATATATCCAGCAAAGGTATACTCAGGTGACTTTTCCGCTTTGACTAATTGAATGGCAAAGGTAAAGATAAAAATATTACCTGTCAAAATGCTCAACAGCTGAATAAGCCCAAGTTTCCTTGTTGAATTACGTATATAGCCTATGCCTTGAAGATCCTTTTTGATCATAAAGGTGATAAGTATCTGAATACATGTAAACAGGGCATAGGCAACAAATACACTAAATACAAAAGGCTTTATTGCTTTTCCTGAAAAATCTATGCTGCTTACCAGAAAAATAATTGTAAGTGCAAGCGATGTAATCCATGTGAAGCTTGCCTGTGTATACTCTGATGATAATTTCAGCGCGTGCTTCTTTATATAACTTTCCTTTTCCTTTAAGATAGTTGCCATTCCTACACCTGCTTTAATATTGTTTCATTTTTGAACGGATTCGTGGGTCAAAGAATGCATACAAAATGTCGATGAACAAATTGATTAATGAAATTGTAATAGCGATATAGACAACCCCGCCCATAATGCTAGGTATATCAGGAATAAACTGCTTATCCACGATATAACTCCCAATTCCGCTAATATTAAATACTTTTTCGGTAACTGCTGCACCGCCAAGCATTCCTCCAAACATCAAGCCAATTACGGTGATGACTGGAATCATGGCATTCCCGACAGCATGTTTCCATAGAACTTGCCGCTGAGTAAGCCCCTTTGCTTTTGCAGTAATAATATAATCTTCATTTATGACCTCAAGCGTCGATGACCTTGTCATACGAGCAATCGATGCAGTAAGTCCAGTTCCTAGTACGACGGCAGGCATAATAATAGAAAGCCAATTTTGAGGATTAAAGGTTGCCGGCAGCCATTGTAATTTAATAGAAAAATTTAAGATAAAGATAAGCCCCTGCCAAAAGTTCGGAATGGATAATCCTATCAGCGCAATAAACATAAAGGTATAATCAAAAAAAGAATTAGGCTTTGTCGCTGAAATAATTCCTATTGGTATGGCAATGAT from Cytobacillus dafuensis encodes:
- a CDS encoding ABC transporter permease produces the protein MATILKEKESYIKKHALKLSSEYTQASFTWITSLALTIIFLVSSIDFSGKAIKPFVFSVFVAYALFTCIQILITFMIKKDLQGIGYIRNSTRKLGLIQLLSILTGNIFIFTFAIQLVKAEKSPEYTFAGYMLLTQICIIAISALNLFKPYVADTFLPAMGALLVMAIFQLVSFFLIAKDGKGKQRARWKVFFAFPLLLTAVTGNLFALVLGWNMLMHERFMNSPSVGKWRKVWEKIASNMTAMLGLFFIVFVFSISICSYLTFDYGMAVENNYSAILQAPSLAYPLGTDNFGRDLFSRIVFGARISLIVGFLSTAIPFIIGGFLGAISGYYGQRTDNIIMRLLDILYAIPGILLAIVIIAAFGSNTMTLVLALSVGSIPTYARTMRANVMMVSNYEYVDSARALGSSNLSIIFQHVVPNSLAPMIVKATLTIGGAVIATSSLSYLGLGVEPHIPEWGNILKIGSTYLESHSYLAIYPGLAIIALVLSFNFFGDGLRDALDPKLD